The sequence below is a genomic window from Hyperolius riggenbachi isolate aHypRig1 chromosome 7, aHypRig1.pri, whole genome shotgun sequence.
cctaacggaatactttggggtgccttatttctaaaatggggccacttttggggttcctatactgccctggcattttaggggcccaaaaccgcgaggagtagtctggaatccaaatgcctcaaaatgactgttcaggggtatacgcatctgcaaattttgatgacaggtggtctatgaggggccgaaatttGTGGAGCCGGTAAACCGGTaaccataagcagggtggcctcttaggtgacaggttgtattggcactgaagtgcaggaagcgcaggatgttctcaaatcgtgacctggacatgtcaGCAGAGAACATAggaatgtgatgtattgggtgcgtagaccaataagaccgcaatacattatttttgactagacccatgttaaggataaggcccaaaaaaatgttacgtttggaaacttggagtggttttacctgggcatggtagcttctcggattggcggttgcgtattgtgtggcataacggttggtctcagtcacaattaagttgtagagatccacggtgcagaacagattaaaaaagtctagggccaatcctagattatctgtctccacctggactccagactgggcggtgaaagagggcagtacgggtgcggcggaaccagttgattgccaattgggatttgccagcatctctgggagactatgggtagtatgggcccgttttgctggtggctgtgacttgggtcttaatgcacgtgccaccgaaccagtttctactaccatgctgttgctctccacttcaccagggtctatggtagtactggtgctaggtccaggagatgctacgctgctgcAGCATGCCTCACCAactcggatcagcgctagcaccactctgctgcccttgagtctgatcctgcggtccagtgacatggggtggggtacgcctggctctagccgggacctcaacctcgtcattgctatcggtcagagagccactgctgttcaccgtttcgtattctgacccggatgattcgtcggaacAATCATTGGTGACTTGAATGGACATCTGGTAGATTATGTAAATATACATCGTTTTTTATTCTATTGAGTGGGCGGACCTCTTGGATAATATTACTGGCTATTGTACGTGTACAGCTTCTCACATCGCTACATGGTGTACAACTCTTAAGGCCGCCATACACTGAGCGAttaccaccagatcgaccaacagacagttccctctctgattgaatctgatcagagagcaaTCTATTGGCAATGGCTGCTTATACACTGCACACCGATTTTGAATCTACTTtaacatgaaatcgattcacaatcacaACCTGTGGCGCTGCCACTGCCATCTGCTCCATGTGTTCTCTCCCAGCCAGcagcaatattacctgtctgccggctggtcttcttctccatctcctctttACTTCCAGTTCTGTCCTGTGACAAGCGGAAgtacaaacagtagagggcgatcTACTGCTACAAGTTCCCCTTCTCACAGAATGGGACAGGAAGATAAGAGGAGATGCAGAAGAAGACCTgccggagaaagggacagcacaaACCCAGGAACTCGCGCCTGTTAGACCGGTAACATTATTGCTGTGTCGACCATAGCCAAATTCATCCAGAAAATATACATTTCTAGTAAGATAACAAAGGGAAACCTAAAAGACGTAACACCTCTAGATAGTTTAACATAAGACAATCTTATTCTGTACTTCTGTTATATTGCCAGGTTAATTTAATACATTggtactagagatgagcgtaatggagtaattacgatttcgcgaaatttcgcgtaattagtgtaattacgtttatggccgtaagtacataatcgtaatgaagaaggatttcgcgaaatttcgcgtaagcgtaattttcgcgtaattttcgcattgcaacgggtattacgaaattaatgcgtatggtcatgctcccgaagcggaaaagttgacgcatgtatcaatgttaggtagccgccgactttaagggttaatagctaagcccccttaaatgctaagagcctcaaatttggagaatatattaaggagatcaggaggaataagaggaaaaaatttattttcaaaaagaccttatagtttttgagaaaatcgatgttaaagtttcaaaggaaaaatgtaaacatttaaaaacccgccgactttaacggttaatagcaaagcctgcttaaagtttaggaacaccaaattcccagggtatattaaggggatcagtgggaataagaggaaatttttttttttcaaaaagaccttatagtttttgaggaaatcgatttttaagtttcaagggcgaaaatgtcttttaaatgcagaaaatgtcagttttttttgcacaggtaacaatagtgtattattttcatagattcccccaagtgggaagagttttacttacttcgttctgagtgtgggaaatataaaaaaaaaacgacgtggggtcccccctcccagacctctttaaccccttgtcccccatgcaggctgggatagccagaatgcggagcaccggccgcgtggggctccgcaccctgactataccagcccgcatggtccatggattaggggtctcggaaggggaggggcagccaagctttcccctccccctccgagcccttgtccaatccaaggacaaggggctcttctccacctcgggcggtggaggtggaggccgcgatttcctgggggggaggttcatggtggaatctgggagtcccctttaaaaaggggtcccccagatgcccaccccccctcccaggagaaatgagtatagaggtacttgtaccccttacccatttcctttaagagttaaaagtaaataaacacacaaacacttagaaaaagtattttaattgaacaaaaaacataaccacgaaaaaagtcctttaatattcttaattaaccattaatacttacctgtccctttaaataaatgatccctcgaaatagcctcggaaatgttctatcagttacggaatgtgtgcagcgcagacgcgtatgcggcggcagcgagtgacgtcgggtgcagcgtagttacaatgtaacaaagttgttacattgtaataactttgttacattgtaactgatagaacatttccgaggctatttcgagggatcatttatttaaagggacaggtaagtattaatggttaattaagaatattaaaggacttttttcgtggttatgttttttgttcaattaaaatactttttctaagtgtttgtgtgtttatttacttttaactcttaaaggaaatgggtaaggggtacaagtacctctatactcatttctcctgggagggggggtgggcatctgggggacccctttttaaaggggactcccagattccaccatgaacctcccccccaggaaatcgcggcctccacctccaccgcccatcggaggtggagaagagccccttgtccttggattggacaagggctcggagggggaggggaaagcttggctgcccctccccttccgagaccccccaatccatggaccatgcgggctggtatagtcagggtgcggagccccacgcggccggtgctccgcattctggctatcccagcctgcatgggggacaaggggttaaagaggtctgggaggggggaccccacgtcgttttttttttatatttcccacactcagaacgaagtaagtaaaactcttcccacttgggggaatctatgaaaataatacactattgttacctgtgcaaaaaaaactgacattttctgcatttaaaagacattttcgcccttgaaacttaaaaatcgattttctcaaaaactataaggtctttttgaaaaaaaaaattttcctcttattcccactgatccccttaatataccctgggaatttggtgttcctaaactttaagcaggctttgctattaaccgttaaagtcggcgggtttttaaatgtttacatttttcctttgaaactttaacatcgattttctcaaaaactataaggtctttttgaaaaaattttttttcctcttattcctcctgatctccttaatatattctccaaatttgaggctcttagcatttaagggggcttagctattaacccttaaagtcggcggcttttttatattatacggagcgttacggtttaatgcgaaattacggtagcgtttaatgcgaaattacggcatgaacgaaacgcgaaattacgtgttgaaaattacgcttacggtattttcaattacgattttaatggcaattacgctactgtaatttcgcatcgtaatcgcaaatttcgcatgcgtaattttagtaatgcgaaattacgaaaatttcagctcaactctaattgGTACAATGAAAATAGGAAGTTTTTTCAATTTGCTACCAAGGTATCTCAGATGGTATGCTTTGCTTGCATTTAAATGATAGGACATAACACCTAATGTAGAGAGCAGGCACTGATAAATTATTTCACAGGTTAAGTTGTGGTGAGCTTCACTACTGACCTCTGTCAAAGGGCTTGAgtcatcaagctgcgctgctaacGGCCACTCCAATCACCCCGCCTTGAGCCCTTTTGGGTCCATTGACTTTCTAGGACATGATCCtggcactttgattggtccaataggctgcccgtcacttgacaggcagcctattgggccaatctatGTATGGGGATCACATCCTAAAAAGCCACTGGACTCaccggggctcagggcgggatgaGTGGAGTGGCCGTTAGTTACAAGCAGTGCATGTAAGATACCAGCGCATGCTACGTTGCACTACCATAGCATAGCGCGCGCTGAGCCTGCGCTCCTCtgaagtgcagcttaatgaatcaagcccaaaatgatCTATTAACTCTTAAAAACACTATTTGAATTAGAGAGTGGCAGCTCAAATTTTCACATGATCTCTCTGGCAGTGTTGGTGCTCAAATTCACGATACTAAGTTTGGAAACTCAGATTATCCTAAGCACCACACTTTAGCACCCGAGCTAGTGGACGGGGTCACAGGGAGTGCAATAGATTATTTTGAGGCACTTTGGGAGGAAAGCAAATAACTGTGCCTATATGCTTTGGCACACTAATGCAATAACGTATAAGAGTACTTATGCTTGAAGTGTAATTCCACTTTCCTTAACCAAAAGAAGTCTAAATCTATGTACCGtaattcatgtattttattaagCTGTATTACATAGAGGGCAGTAGTGGttggcactcttgccttgcagtgctgggtccccgtttAAATCccagtatgttctccccatgtctgtgtctgtttcctctgggcatccctgtttcctcccacaccccaaaaacatacaaataagctaattggcttcctcctaaattggccctagagtatgatacatacactacactatacatacatagacatatgcctattgtagggattatattgtgagcccctctgagggacagttaacctccttagcggtaatcacaagttcagctcggggtggaaaaaacatgccaggagcggTATTCTTTATTTGGACATGacaagtgtaaaaaaaacaacaggatcaactgacgcgtgtcgggcctacaatctgcccttagtcgtagtgaactatgactaagggcagattgaagccccgacacgcgtcagttgtggtttttttttacacttgtgACTTGTCATGTGGAGTTTCTAAATAAAGAATACCAACGCTTTGTTCAACCACTGCCTGGCTTTCGGATCCTTTTCCTTACACATGTGGATTGGCGTGGCTTaccagatcctgcacccattgGTATGATTTAATAGGGGGTTGAGCGTTATTGAACTCTTTCTTCACTAGTTAACAGATATATTTAATGGAAATCAGTTAGGGGTTGTTGCCCTAAATCCCAGTAAAACTGCGGTGTTACAACATCGCACATCAATTTTACTAGTATTTAGACATTGCATAAAAGATGCATTTGTTGATTCTGTATCTTGCATCACACACTTTTGTTGTAACACACTTTTACTAGCAAAGCaagtgaaaataataataacacattGAATTATTGTTAAGAAATGCATATAGCACTTTTTAACCATATCTAAAGTTACCTGaactgacacgtgacatgatgagataaacatgtgtatgtatagtgccaagcatacaaacaaCTAGcatgtgttcctttctttcttttctgtAACTGAAAGGGCTAAGAATTAAAAGAATTAAGGTATGCAAATTACTGTTTCCTGTAGTCCAACCTAGTTGACCGTAGCATAACTCGTTTCTCCCTAATAAGACAAGAATACAAGAcaagaattagattgtaagcttgcaagggcagggctctctcccccttttgtgtcttggaaatcattatacatgttattcatcgtgttacttttatcactgtcattaccaatgtattttatcactaattatatatcttttatattggtgtacaccattgtatgtattattacgtaccccatgtttgtttcttactttgtacagtgccacggaatattttggtgctttataaatcaataataataataatatgtaagaGTAGGCGgacaaatacaattgtttatctcatcagttttattTTTAGCTCAGGTTTGGTTCAACAATATGTAACACTTAAAAAAGTTAAGATTTGTTTTGTAGTGTTGAAAGAACAAGGGCACTTACATCATTTTTTATAAGATTGATGTATTGGAATTAGAGTTGAGAGCTAACAGCATTCTTAATACAGTCAAACATGTCCCGTgatacaaactaaaaaaaaaaacacaatttgaaCTGCCACAGATTGTTCCACAAATGAGAATCTGAAAATATGACAGTACTGCACTCAGTGATAGGATACATAATACATAGCTTTGCTTCTGAGTCCATTGAGCACAGAGTCATTAAGTCATCAAAGCATCAACTgatatgtaaaaaacaaaaaaactcctcCAAATAAACAGTTTTCAAAAGAAACAACATTTTTGGAGAAATGGACAAGAACATTATCTTTATACTGATGTAGAGTCATCTGAAGTTCCAGTTCTTTAATAACCCAAAAAGAAAGATAAAAAAGTAAATGTCAAACATTGTTTTTACAACTTCTGTAATAAAGTTTCTCTTACACAACACCTAGAAAAATCCCTAACTATCAGAAAAACTCAACATCGAAGACGCTTTTTGCTTTGCATGTCATTCCAAATTCTGTGCATCTCCTCGTGGCCAATCTGATGGACGGTAATTGCTCTACGGTAGCGGCATAAACTGTAAGCCATTTTCCAGTGATTAAAGCCACTGTTTTGAAATGGGTGGATTCCAATTTTTCGTAAGCAAAGTCCCACATAGACATCCTCAAGATGCAAAAGTCTTGTATGTAGGGACGTTTTATAAATTAGCTCTGCTACATCAGCAGAAAAGATGTAACCAGTTCCTGAACAGAATGGTGGGTAATTGCTGTCTGGGTACAAGTCTCTCGGCATGTACCATTTACTGCGGACATCTCTTATTGGTCCTCCATTGATGACATAGCCAGTGAAATACCTTCTCCTTGGCTTGGTGGTTGGTTTCAGTAGTTTATAAATGAGATTGTCCATATTTACAAAAATATCACTGTCCGTTTTCATGACATATTTAGCCTTGGAGCAGAAAGAAGCCACCCATTTCATGCCCATCATAGTTTTTAGGGTGAGATTATGGTATGAGTCAATGAAGTCTTCCACAACAATATCATGAAATTTCTGACTTTCTTGCTCCACCATCTGGTTTAATTTTGGGTCTGTGTTTTTGCCCAGGAGGAAAAGTGTTACAATTTGAATGTCTTTGAAGTTGTTTTCGTTACCCCAAGTTTCTCTAATTGCTCTTCTGGCATCAAATTCCTTATGGGTTGTAGTTATCAGAATTACCAAAAAAGGGCTTCCATTGTTTGCACATTTCTCAGGCTCATTGATGATAAAGTCATAGTTGTGGGGGTTGATAGATCGAGTTCTAATATTGGCAAAGGAAATGTTTTTTTGAGATACCGCAATGTCTTTCTTAACGTTCTCCATTTTGTTGATCTTGTAGCCAGTGTAGTTAGATGTTGGGCGGTGGATGCTAAGGTACCAAAGTGCGCTGGCCCAGCAGATGACTGTCAAGATGTACAAACAAGACACCTTTGATGGCATTGTTTTGGCAATGATCTAGTTTTGCATGAAAGGTCTTCTCATGACTTAACCACCTTCTTGTTTGCCAGAGCAAACATACTAACTTAGTCACAAGGAACATGGATATTCAAGGATACATCACTCCTGCTTTCTAAGTCTTGTTTGCAGCTCCAGCGACCCCAATGTCAGGAACAGTCATTCATCCTAAGGAAGACATAAAAGCAGAAGAtactaagtattttttttaattaaatttcgaTACCTATTAAGGTCATCAGTGCTTTACATTTCAACATTTTGAAATACTAGTATCACAGCTCTGTTCCCTAGTAGCTAATCATTAGACTAGAATCATCATAAAAATAGGGGGTCCAGTGAAGAAATCTTTATGTCCCACTCTGGCTACCAAAGTTATCTCCTACATTCATTCCAGAATGTGcactgtttttattgtttttttttatgacaaTCCTAATTATGACTTTTTTCTTGGACTTAATTAGTGGATGTAGCATAGTCATGTGGAAGTGAGTTATAACTCAAAGAGAGTGCCCCAAGTAGTTATGTAACTGCTAATTGCAATGAGCAGGGGTCCCCCAGAAGTGCTATGGTAGGCAATAAGGGCTTTGAGTAAAATATCTTAATTTCAAAAAGCATTCTAAAGGGGGTTTTAACATCAAAAATAACAAATTGTACAAAAATAGTTAGTGTCCcaaaaataacccccccccccttttttttttttttagaaaaaggaCCCTATATGTCTCTCATATGTTTTTTCATCTGATCTGGGCGCCTTTGTCTAACTGCAGAAACTGTGTAGTGTCAGCAGAATtgtgagaagtgtgtgtgtgtgtgttttctttagctacagtaacacgctaatctcagcatgcaaataacagaacactttctatttcagataagataagaacacTATGACAACAAGGTAATTGAATTCCTTCTCCCTTTTAAGTTCACCTTCACACTGGGAATTGCAAATTGGGATTGCAATCACTAGGCAATCGCAATTTTGCATTGTGGTGTTCACCAATTTTTGGGGGATTGCATTTTACAGTTTTCATTCCAGTGAAAATGCTACATGTAGCACGTTTGCGATCATTAGAAATCGCAGAAGTGCCACAATCGCTGCAGTAAGAGTAATGCCATAGGAATACTCATGCAGCAGCGATTTTCTGATTGTTGGTGATCAGCAAAGTGGTAATAGCTAGCAAAAAGCGCCCTAATGTGAAGAAGGCCTAACAGTTgcgtgatgtaagcctgttgtctaggtaatgtttgctgtgggagggacagtaagctgtggcacGAGGGAAGGCAAAAACACTGAGCTGGGtcagaaaaaaaacaaggaaaagaGCAGACGTGAGGTCACTCTTAGCATcaaagagaaacagtaaagatggaaaacagACAAAATATTCTTTTCCTTTTTTATACCACATTTCTCctcaatctgacagtgaacacgaAAAACAGCAAGATAGGTAAACTAGATAAATCATTTcttattgcattattttttttctcagttaatatggagtttcatcccacttgaaATAATTTGATCTGCCAGGTTCACTGAGAATCTAGTGCAGTGAGCTGGGGCTGCTTGTCGGCAGCATTGCTGTCAGCCTGGAGACTTGCTGCTTCAGAgaggatcaatgagatgctaatattccaaactaatgcatttttttaattacatgcaGGCTAAAAAGGGATCAATCCAAATTGGCAGCAAccgcatttgattggcccaattccaaatgGCATACAAATCCTCTATTCACCTCAGCTCAGGGAATGGGACAGTTGACATCACTGAAAAAGCACCTGTACAGCACAGGCAAGTCTAAAGCCTGAATCTGTCCATGGGCTGATCCTGAAACACATGGATTGATGTAGTCAAATGTAAAACCTGAAACTAAGAGAGATGTTGTGCCAAAACCCGAGGCAAGCAGCTCTTGCATAGAAACCTGCTAATGGGTTGATGCACAAACCAGTGGCGAAATTTGCATGTGCTAGAAGAGCACAGCAATTTTGCTAGTACGCAATTATGTAGTGTGCGTTGCCAATAAGCGCAACCTGTGTTACCTGCATAAAGAGTGTATTGCTGTGATATTGTGGGCTAACAAAAGTGGCATAATGTGCGTTATTGTAACAAGTGTTACCCAGGTTTATCTCATTGCGCAACATacaatcctgttttctgaagcacttaaacagtgaagaaacagtgagagacggtttgagataaagttttactgcaggaaagggtCATTATATCTGGTTTGCTTTTTAGCTTAAAACTTAACACAGAGGTGGAGGTGCCCAATGCATAAAAAATAGGCTAATAAGCTATTCATCTTATAAACAGAGAAGTAATCTTACCTGTGAAAAAGACCTTTTTCAATAAACTAGTctaaattcttcaagagaggtaagactacctctctgtttataagattaacagcttattggtaacagtaaaaaagggcgcaggaggctagtggacaaatcgggcgccgccattcactcccataataaatatcgtttaatgggcgcccgataggaaaaaagggcgccggagaaaaataacgttttaaaagcggcgcccggagacttaatgttttattactgcttctcatgattacacattatttaatgatttatacattttttaatattatttttaaacgaaaaacagtacaatattttttcaaacattatttttaaacgaaaaacagtacaattttgttttttacattatttttaaacgaaaaaaacgcacaatatgtttttgaaactttattaatgcttatcacaggggggtcttaggtttaggcaccaacaggggggtcttaggtttaggcaccaacaggggggtcttaggtttaggcaccaccaggggggtcttaggtttaggcaccaacagggggtcttaggtttaggcaccaacaggggggtcttaggtttaggcaccaacagggggtcttaggtttaggcaccaacaggggggtcttaggtttaggcaccaacaggggggtcttaggtttaggcactaacaggggggtctaggggttaggggtaggtacagggagggttacttaggcaccaacagggggggtcttaggtttaggcatcaacaggggggtctaggggttaggggtaggtacagggagggttacttagtaaattttttttaaacgttattatacgtttcactatttaaacaaaagattaacgtttttacaattgccgatttaatgcacattatttaatgatttataactttataaaacattaattttaaacgaaatacagtacaatacatttttaaacgttatccatgcttatcgtttaaaacccagcgcccttttttcccagcgaccctttttaacgtacgccagctTATTACCCTATTTTTTATGCATTGGACGCCTCCATCCATGTTTTAAGTATCTTGTCATACCTCTTTAGAGGTGTTAGTTTCTTAGTTGTCCTAAAGAACATTTGGAGTGCGACTGACAAGTTCCTGTCGCAGACCTGGAAAACCGAGCGGGGATGGTTAATTTCCCACCTGCTCTGACGGTGGTTGCAGGGAtttgtaacccacctttgtgaatatATACACCCTTAGCAATTTGTTTTTCTGAATCGTACAAAATTCTGCACCATtaggctcctggtctccttttcTCTCGTAGACGAGCCAGGGGTTGttacaatcacaggaaccatcaacataagcaatcttttttttttgtttgacacaACATTTTTATTGATTAAATTCACAGAACATGAACAGCTGAGAAAGAGGCATTGAATGATCAGTATACTTAAACACATGTAGATGTCTCTATGAGAACCAAAAGTGTATTTATCAGAAGCTATGATATATTTTCTTTGGTCTAATAATATCAACTTCTATTAATATCATAATAATATAGGAAGCTATAAGAGATTATAGTAACCTAAATAAAAAGATAAGGAGGCctaataaaagaaaacaaaaacaaagagagagaaagaaggtCTATTTGTGTAGGTCTGTCCTCCTGTCTAATGGCTGACAATTGAGATATagtgtcctcaggtcccagctgcTGGGACAAGCATCCCATTTAATCATGGGGGAATATAGTTCAGAAAGTATGTTtcccatggatcccatattttatCATATCTGGATTCTGTGTCTCGTAATAGGGCTGTTAAAGACTCCATTAGTTTAGTCCATCTAATTTTGGCCGTGATTTCAGGGGTTGTGGGGATAGTGAGACTACGCCAGTGTGAGGCCAAAGAAAGTCTGGTGGCCGTCAAGATATGGGTTATTAGTCTCATGgtatgttttttggttttgggGATAGGTTTGCCTAATAGCATGTATATAGGGTCCATGGGAATATGAATACCTGTCACTTTTAAGATCAAAGTTTGGATTTCTGCCCATAGGAGTTGAATGATAGGGCAGACCCAATAGATATGTTCCAGAGTGCCTACATGTCCGCAACCCCTCCAACAAGTATTAGGAACGTCATGATAAATCTTGGCTAATACTTCAGGAGTTCTATACCATCTGAACAGTATTTTGTAGATATTTTCTTTCACCTGTGTGCACATAGAGGTATGTTTAGCATTTTCCCAAATAGAAGACCAGTGTTCTAAACTTATGGATTGACCTAAGGCTTGTTCCCATCTTGTCATATATGCGTGGTTAGGTTTAGTGGAACCAGACTTATCAAGTAGCAAAGCATATATTGATGAGATAAGGCCTTTTTGGTGTCCCTTATGATCACATAGACGTTCAAATGGGGTGTAGTTGAGTAGGGGATTTATGCCCTTAGAAAGGGATTTCAAGAAGTGATAGGTTTGATTATACTCCATAATGAGCTTAGCTGTAAATTGTATTTTATCCTCTAATTTTTCTTTAGTCGCAATATTTCCTGATAGCACATCTATCCAATTACTAAAATTAGTGTATTTAAGAGTAAACCATCTACCCATAAAGTCTTCAGCCATCCCAGGAGTAAAGGCTGGGTTTCCCAATATGGGATAAAGTGGAGATATGGGGGATCTAAGATTGGCCTTTTTTGCAGTCGCCCGCCATATTTGCAAGGTAAATTTAATAGTAGGAAGTAGTTGAGCAGTGGGAATCCTAGGTGGGGTCTGGGGCCAAATTAGTGCTGGTAGTGATATTGGGAAGATGCTCATTGCTTCAATGAGACCCCATTTGGTGTACGTCTTAAGGTCAGACCATTCAGAGAGTTGTCTTAGGTGGGCCGCCTGATAGTATAATTTTAAATTAGGTAATCGCAGACCTCCTTGTTCCCGGGGTGCCATTAAAATAGTA
It includes:
- the LOC137524991 gene encoding beta-1,3-galactosyltransferase 1-like; protein product: MPSKVSCLYILTVICWASALWYLSIHRPTSNYTGYKINKMENVKKDIAVSQKNISFANIRTRSINPHNYDFIINEPEKCANNGSPFLVILITTTHKEFDARRAIRETWGNENNFKDIQIVTLFLLGKNTDPKLNQMVEQESQKFHDIVVEDFIDSYHNLTLKTMMGMKWVASFCSKAKYVMKTDSDIFVNMDNLIYKLLKPTTKPRRRYFTGYVINGGPIRDVRSKWYMPRDLYPDSNYPPFCSGTGYIFSADVAELIYKTSLHTRLLHLEDVYVGLCLRKIGIHPFQNSGFNHWKMAYSLCRYRRAITVHQIGHEEMHRIWNDMQSKKRLRC